The Anopheles coluzzii chromosome 2, AcolN3, whole genome shotgun sequence genome window below encodes:
- the LOC120951004 gene encoding CLIP domain-containing serine protease 14D-like, which yields MGKAKVFPLVFALFGVAVALEQGQRCVNPARQSGKCVLVRECASLLTIYSKRFTTPEETQFLASSRCGEIGRKTLVCCASEQQTRTSSFPTSPECGIQVTDRIIGGQTAELEEFPWTALIEYRKPGNQYDFHCGGALINARYILTAAHCVQSLPRGWQLNGVRLGEWDLSTANDCSGGICSAGPIDLEIESFVAHAGYDAADTAHINDIALIRLKQDVASSEMIRPICLPLAEPQRSRNRVGTVSFAAGWGKTESASASERKLKVELTVQDPSRCRQIYRGINIALKASQMCAGGLQGKDTCTGDSGGPLMAKSAGAWYLIGVVSFGLSKCGTAGYPGVYTNVVEYLDWIESNVQ from the exons ATGGGTAAAGCTAAAGTGTTTCCGCTTGTGTTTGCGCTGTTCGGAGTTGCGGTTGCACTTG AACAAGGACAGCGCTGTGTAAACCCGGCAAGGCAGTCGGGTAAGTGTGTCCTGGTTCGTGAATGTGCATCACTGCTCACGATATACAGTAAACGTTTTACAACGCCGGAGGAAACGCAGTTCCTCGCAAGCAGTCGGTGTGGTGAGATTGGCCGAAAAACGTTG GTGTGCTGCGCAAGCGAACAACAAACCAGAACAAGCAGCTTTCCCACCTCACCCGAGTGTGGCATTCAGGTGACGGATCGCATCATCGGTGGCCAGACCGCTGAGCTGGAAGAGTTTCCATGGACGGCACTGATCGAGTACCGGAAACCGGGCAACCAGTACGATTTTCACTGCGGTGGTGCACTGATCAATGCACGCTACATACTAACGGCAGCTCACTGTGTTCAGTCACTTCCGCGCGGCTGGCAGCT AAATGGAGTACGGCTCGGTGAATGGGACCTCAGCACGGCAAACGATTGTTCGGGTGGGATCTGCTCGGCCGGCCCCATCGATCTAGAGATTGAAAGTTTCGTTGCTCACGCCGGGTACGATGCGGCTGACACAGCCCATATCAACGATATAGCCCTGATACGCCTTAAGCAGGATGTGGCATCATCGGAAATGATTAGACCTATCTGTCTGCCGCTGGCCGAGCCACAGCGCAGTCGCAATCGGGTGGGAACGGTCAGCTTCGCAGCTGGCTGGGGTAAAACGGAATCGGCCTCTGCCAGTGAGCGTAAGCTAAAGGTGGAGTTAACTGTGCAGGATCCAAGCCGGTGCAGGCAGATTTATCGAGGCATTAATATCGCACTGAAAGCCAGCCAGATGTGTGCCGGCGGTTTGCAGGGTAAGGACACGTGCACCGGTGACTCGGGTGGCCCACTAATGGCGAAGAGTGCGGGCGCCTGGTATCTGATCGGTGTGGTTAGCTTCGGGTTGAGCAAATGCGGCACGGCCGGTTACCCGGGCGTTTACACCAACGTGGTCGAGTATTTGGACTGGATTGAGAGCAATGTGCAGTAG
- the LOC120951003 gene encoding CLIP domain-containing serine protease 14D-like encodes MGQSDRNRSILWVFFTIIPTMLMADANQSTAFCVNPAGDLGKCIYFLDCKPLPRALSTDLNFLKNSQCNQKEGPGFICCPDKRHVLPEPPHCGVRAATQLTGAQLTQPDDYPWTALIEFEKPDGTTGFHCGGTLINQGHILTAAHCVSSLRAGWKVYRVLLGEWDLSSVLDCAYNVCNNPPIEAKVSKIIVHDGYDAQNGSFNHDIALIRFEELANFPDTIVPICLPIADSIQWENITDGFSTVVGWGKSQSSAGVTKKLKLNLKVRDFRECSSLLEWPEKMQPSQLCALAERSNRKICSADAGGGLAWFYRRFHYLIGVAGSDEQKCGSGDVPGVFVNVSYYMNWIRDNIK; translated from the exons ATGGGGCAAAGCGATAGAAATCGCTCAATATTATGggtattttttacaataattcCAACGATGTTGATGGCAGATGCTAACCAATCCACAG CCTTCTGTGTAAATCCTGCCGGTGACCTTGGAAAGTGCATTTACTTCCTCGATTGCAAACCACTGCCCCGTGCATTGAGTACAGATTTAAATTTCCTTAAAAATAGCCAATGCAATCAAAAAGAAGGACCGGGTTTT ATATGTTGTCCAGATAAACGGCACGTGTTACCCGAACCTCCGCACTGTGGTGTGCGGGCTGCAACGCAACTTACAGGCGCTCAACTAACCCAGCCTGATGATTATCCTTGGACGGCGCTGATTGAGTTCGAGAAACCGGACGGCACTACCGGATTTCACTGTGGTGGAACGCTTATCAATCAAGGGCACATTTTGACGGCTGCCCATTGCGTTAGCTCGCTTCGCGCTGGCTGGAAAGT TTACCGTGTATTACTTGGAGAGTGGGATCTATCCTCCGTACTGGATTGTGCATATAATGTCTGTAACAATCCTCCGATCGAAGCGAAAGTCTCGAAGATCATCGTTCATGACGGATATGATGCGCAGAACGGAAGCTTCAACCATGATATTGCGCTTATTCGCTTCGAAGAGTTAGCGAACTTTCCTGATACAATTGTACCAATCTGTTTGCCGATAGCGGATTCAATTCAATGGGAAAACATTACGGATGGATTCAGCACGGTGGTTGGATGGGGAAAATCCCAGTCTTCCGCTGGTGTGACAAAGAAACTAAAACTCAATCTAAAGGTGAGGGACTTTCGAGAGTGCTCTTCGCTGTTGGAATGGCCGGAGAAAATGCAGCCTTCTCAACTGTGTGCGTTAGCGGAGCGATCGAACAGGAAAATCTGCAGTGCTGATGCTGGAGGTGGCTTAGCATGGTTTTATCGTCGCTTTCATTATCTTATAGGCGTTGCTGGAAGTGATGAGCAAAAGTGCGGATCGGGCGATGTACCTGGTGTGTTTGTTAACGTGTCGTACTATATGAATTGGATAAGAGAtaacattaaataa
- the LOC120951005 gene encoding transmembrane protease serine 9-like encodes MMLFGGVQVSRVSGVPLFFVLLWIGHVFGLEPVSSTQNTSSLPESPHCGIQLGDRVLSGQSTQIDEFPWTALIEFQKPDGSFGFHCGGSLINERYIVTAAHCIKSIPRDWKVQRVRLGEWDLATANDCQNEFCSDAPIDLDIEQIVVHTGYDTKDKSIANDIALIRFTRPVNYSQTVRPICLPLSSSLRNRSHDGLISYEVGWRKNNSATASEKKLKVEVEIKSLQECAPIYERNGILLKQTQMCAGSVRSKDTCSGNSGGPLMRQMTGSWYLIGVNSFGPRKCGTFGVPDVYTNVAEYVDWIKDNIYGKPSPNRMQSAKGNVFTLWVASWLGLMCLSAYCTPAQKSLLPQPPMCGNDAPERLITSLVAQLDEAPWMALIEYWKPNGSLSYLCGGSLINERYVITAAHCVTSLPQGWTVYRIRLGEWDLSTSEDCDHSRCNDAPIDVAVDKITVHEDYKSPSRNHRNDIALIRLDRQMHYTETVAPICLPQNGSLQTQRYRTMHSVGWIEENFGPIGGKKLQVEQDLVDFQNCSSNYLQASIALADTQLCVAQQKGNRIDIAGGPLMQRIAGHWYLFGVASFGGRNYGTVKLPNVYTNVMEYVDWIESNME; translated from the exons ATGATGCTGTTTGGAGGTGTTCAAGTGTCCCGTGTATCGGGTGTTCCGTTGTTCTTTGTGTTATTGTGGATTGGACATGTTTTTGGGTTAG AACCAGTAAGTAGTACCCAGAACACATCTTCCCTACCCGAATCACCGCATTGTGGCATTCAGCTGGGTGATCGGGTGCTCAGTGGGCAGTCAACGCAAATCGACGAGTTCCCATGGACGGCACTGATCGAGTTCCAGAAACCGGACGGCAGCTTTGGCTTCCACTGCGGAGGATCGCTGATCAATGAGCGGTACATCGTGACAGCAGCCCACTGTATTAAATCCATTCCACGCGATTGGAAGGT CCAACGGGTGCGTCTTGGTGAGTGGGATTTGGCAACTGCAAACGATTGTCAGAATGAGTTCTGTTCGGATGCACCGATCGATCTGGACATTGAGCAGATTGTTGTCCATACCGGTTACGATACGAAGGATAAGAGCATTGCGAACGATATCGCGCTAATACGCTTCACCCGGCCGGTAAACTACTCACAAACCGTGCGGCCTATCTGTTTGCCCCTGAGCAGCTCACTTCGCAACCGTAGCCATGATGGGCTGATCAGCTACGAGGTTGGCTGGAGGAAAAACAATTCGGCAACGGCCAGCGAGAAGAAACTGAAGGTCGAGGTTGAAATCAAAAGCCTGCAGGAGTGTGCGCCGATTTATGAGCGGAATGGTATCTTGCTGAAACAGACGCAGATGTGTGCCGGTAGCGTTCGTAGCAAGGATACGTGCAGCGGTAACTCGGGCGGCCCGCTGATGCGACAGATGACCGGATCGTGGTATTTGATCGGTGTAAATAGCTTCGGACCGCGCAAGTGCGGAACGTTCGGTGTGCCCGATGTGTACACGAATGTGGCGGAGTATGTGGACTGGATAAAGGACAACATCTAT GGAAAACCCTCTCCGAACAGAATGCAATCTGCGAAAGGAAACGTATTTACGCTTTGGGTTGCATCTTGGTTGGGTCTAATGTGCTTATCAGCGTACTGTACTCCAGCACAGAAATCTCTGCTCCCGCAGCCTCCGATGTGTGGCAATGATGCACCAGAACGTCTCATTACTAGCCTAGTTGCTCAACTCGATGAGGCCCCCTGGATGGCTTTGATCGAGTATTGGAAGCCGAACGGAAGCTTAAGCTATCTGTGTGGAGGATCATTGATCAACGAGCGTTACGTCATTACAGCTGCTCACTGCGTTACTTCACTGCCGCAAGGTTGGACAGT CTACCGGATACGGCTTGGTGAGTGGGATCTGAGCACTTCCGAGGACTGTGACCACAGCCGGTGCAACGATGCACCGATCGATGTGGCAGTTGATAAAATCACTGTTCATGAGGACTACAAATCACCGAGCAGAAATCATCGTAATGATATAGCGTTGATTCGCCTAGACCGACAGATGCATTACACCGAGACAGTGGCACCCATCTGTTTACCTCAGAATGGCTCGCTTCAAACACAACGGTACCGAACCATGCACAGCGTCGGTTGGATTGAGGAGAATTTCGGGCCAATTGGCGGGAAGAAGCTACAGGTAGAACAGGACTTGGTGGATTTTCAGAATTGCTCTTCGAACTATCTGCAGGCTAGTATTGCCTTAGCGGACACTCAGCTTTGTGTAGCCCAGCAGAAGGGCAATCGCATTGATATCGCTGGTGGTCCATTGATGCAACGGATTGCAGGGCATTGGTATCTTTTTGGAGTGGCAAGTTTTGGGGGGCGGAACTATGGTACGGTTAAACTACCCAACGTTTACACCAACGTGATGGAATATGTCGATTGGATTGAGAGCAACATGGAATAG
- the LOC120953137 gene encoding uncharacterized protein LOC120953137, translating to MSPQAGRFLLLLVCVFCGVIGLSDALNLQDACETPDGKVGTCVYIRSCLSIRNVLLKKENMTPEDRSLVMKSKCGQEGRSVLVCCPLVRKLTGRFDAPVELPPPGECGKMQMNRIVGGEVAPIDGYPWLTRIQYYKGSNRYGFHCGGVLIHNQYVLTAAHCIEGVPSTWIVYQVRLGEFDTTTTIDCVEDDCADPVRDVLINAYVVHPDYYKQNGADYNDIALLQLSETVEFTDFIRPICLPTSEESRTVNLTGKYATVAGWGQTENSTSSTKKLHLRVPVVDNEVCADAFSSIRLEIIPTQLCAGGEKGKDSCRGDSGGPLMRYGDGRSSSKYWYLIGLVSFGLEQCGTDGVPGVYTRMSEYMDWVLDTMESASVSGGRSADLSNRPSARDEMTAVRRRRGGGGSGGTFGRGVAVVPIITVIMCVLHSSAAQFPNPCRTPDLKNGLCVTVAQCPLIQRLLNQPLLTSNVVRFLEASRCGAQDRKVLVCCAEPENVQPATTAASLPVQTRPPASTPLGNRLSYESQLRLLPDECGVQYTDRIIGGERAQLDEYPWTALIQHRRKNGELKFHCGGALISDRYVLTAAHCIENIQRSWTLTAVRLGEWDIDSDQDCANSYGERVCADPVQDIAIEKYIVHPGYAVQKQSVKNDIAQVRLARPAVFNDYVQPICLPLEPAQRTISYDGQRFVVAGWGQTEDAPRSRYKLYVGVSGVPEQTCQQQYPQAGIDRTQVCAGGTAKQDSCRGDSGGPLMYVGQRNSEGVMYLGGLVSYGRQCGLEGVPGVYTRVNQFVDWIVSNLEP from the exons ATGTCACCCCAGGCGGGACGATTTCTACTGCTGCTAGTGTGCGTCTTCTGCGGTGTGATTGGTTTATCTGACGCGT TGAACCTACAGGATGCGTGCGAAACACCGGACGGTAAGGTGGGCACCTGCGTGTACATTCGATCGTGCCTCTCGATCCGCAACGTGCTGCTGAAGAAGGAGAACATGACCCCGGAAGATCGCAGCTTGGTGATGAAATCGAAATGTGGCCAGGAGGGCCGCTCGGTGTTGGTGTGCTGTCCGCTCGTTCGCAAGCTGACCGGCCGGTTCGATGCACCGGTTGAGCTGCCGCCACCGGGTGAGTGTGGCAAGATGCAAATGAATCGTATCGTCGGTGGGGAAGTCGCTCCGATAGATGGCTATCCTTGGCTAACTAGAATTCAGTACTACAAAG GCAGCAACCGGTATGGATTCCACTGTGGAGGAGTACTGATCCATAACCAGTACGTCCTCACGGCGGCCCACTGTATCGAGGGCGTTCCATCAACCTGGATCGT GTATCAGGTGCGGCTCGGTGAGTTCGACACCACGACCACCATCGACTGCGTGGAAGACGATTGTGCCGATCCGGTGCGCGATGTGCTGATCAATGCGTACGTAGTGCATCCGGACTACTACAAACAGAACGGAGCCGACTACAACGACATcgcgctgctgcagctgtcGGAAACGGTCGAGTTTACCGACTTTATACGGCCGATCTGTTTGCCGACCAGCGAGGAAAGCAGGACGGTGAACCTGACCGGCAAGTACGCAACCGTGGCCGGCTGGGGCCAGACGGAAAACAGTACCTCGAGCACGAAGAAGCTCCATCTGCGCGTGCCGGTGGTGGACAATGAGGTGTGTGCCGATGCGTTCAGCTCGATACGGTTGGAAATCATTCCCACCCAGCTGTGTGCCGGCGGCGAGAAGGGTAAGGACTCGTGCCGCGGCGACTCCGGTGGACCGCTGATGCGGTACGGCGATGGTCGTTCGTCCTCCAAGTACTGGTACCTGATCGGGTTGGTCAGCTTCGGGCTGGAGCAGTGCGGTACCGACGGTGTGCCCGGGGTGTACACGCGCATGAGCGAATACATGGACTGGGTGCTGGATACGATGGAGT CGGCAAGCGTAAGTGGTGGACGATCCGCCGACCTGTCGAACCGGCCCTCGGCTCGTGACGAGATGACAGCAGTACGTCGTCgccgcggtggtggtggtagtggtggtacaTTCGGACGGGGGGTAGCGGTGGTGCCGATAATTACCGTCATCATGTGCGTGCTACATTCCAGCGCCGCGCAGT TTCCGAACCCGTGCCGGACGCCCGATTTGAAGAACGGACTCTGCGTTACGGTTGCCCAATGTCCGCTGATACAGCGACTGCTCAACCAGCCGCTGCTGACGTCGAACGTGGTCCGTTTCCTCGAGGCTAGCCGGTGTGGGGCGCAGGACCGGAAGGTGCTGGTGTGTTGTGCCGAGCCCGAGAACGTCCAACCGGCTACCACGGCTGCTTCGCTGCCCGTACAGACGCGTCCACCCGCCAGTACACCGTTAGGCAATAGGTTATCGTACGAGTCAcagctgcggctgctgcccGATGAATGTGGCGTGCAGTACACGGACCGTATCATCGGGGGCGAACGAGCCCAGCTCGATGAGTATCCGTGGACCGCTCTGATCCAGCATCGGCGGAAAA ATGGCGAGCTAAAGTTCCACTGTGGCGGTGCACTCATCAGCGACCGGTACGTACTGACGGCGGCCCACTGCATCGAGAACATACAACGATCCTGGACGCT AACGGCCGTACGGCTAGGTGAATGGGACATCGATTCCGACCAGGACTGTGCCAACTCGTACGGGGAGCGCGTGTGTGCCGACCCGGTGCAGGACATTGCGATCGAGAAGTATATCGTGCATCCCGGCTACGCCGTGCAGAAGCAATCGGTAAAGAACGATATCGCCCAGGTACGGCTCGCACGGCCGGCTGTGTTTAACGATTACGTGCAGCCGATCTGTCTACCGCTGGAGCCTGCGCAGCGGACCATCTCCTACGATGGCCAACGGTTTGTCGTGGCTGGCTGGGGTCAAACGGAGGACG CACCGAGAAGCCGCTACAAGCTGTACGTTGGTGTGTCGGGCGTGCCGGAACAAACCTGCCAGCAGCAGTACCCACAGGCCGGCATCGATCGGACGCAGGTTTGCGCCGGCGGTACGGCGAAGCAAGACTCCTGCCGGGGCGATTCTGGCGGACCGCTGATGTACGTGGGCCAGCGCAACTCGGAAGGCGTCATGTATCTCGGCGGGCTGGTCAGTTACGGCCGCCAGTGTGGCCTCGAGGGAGTGCCGGGTGTCTATACCCGAGTCAATCAGTTCGTCGATTGGATCGTTAGTAATCTAGAACCGTAA
- the LOC120953136 gene encoding CLIP domain-containing serine protease 14D, which yields MIGNRVINLLIVATLALAGQTVLALELGQDCVNPVGEAGKCVLFRECQPLVDIYNKPVNTPDDTQFLTESRCGLYERKTLVCCAGVRSKGKTSLPESPNCGVQLTDRVIGGQPTKIDEFPWTALIEYEKPNGRFGFHCGGSVINERYILTAAHCITSIPRGWKVHRVRLGEWDLSSTTDQEDDFYADAPIDLDIEKIIVHPGYNLQDKSHHNDIALIRFNREINYSSTIRAICLPLSNSLRNRKHAGLSSYAAGWGKTETASASQKKLKVELTVVDVKDCSPAYQRNGISLDSTQMCAGGIRGKDTCSGDSGGPLMRQMTGSWYLIGVVSFGPQKCGAPGVPGVYTNVAEYVDWIKDNIY from the exons ATGATCGGTAATCGTGTGATCAATCTGCTGATCGTTGCGACGCTGGCTCTGGCAGGCCAAACAGTGCTGGCACTAG AGCTGGGACAGGATTGCGTGAATCCGGTTGGTGAGGCCGGCAAGTGTGTCCTGTTTCGTGAGTGTCAACCCTTGGTCGACATTTACAACAAGCCGGTCAACACGCCGGACGATACGCAATTCCTCACCGAGAGTCGCTGCGGTCTCTACGAGCGTAAAACTTTG GTTTGCTGTGCGGGGGTAAGATCCAAAGGCAAAACTTCGCTCCCAGAATCACCAAACTGTGGGGTGCAGCTGACGGACCGTGTCATCGGCGGACAGCCGACCAAGATCGACGAATTCCCGTGGACGGCGCTGATCGAGTACGAGAAACCGAACGGCCGGTTCGGATTCCACTGCGGTGGTTCGGTCATCAACGAACGCTACATCCTCACCGCGGCCCATTGCATCACGTCGATTCCGCGCGGCTGGAAGGT GCACCGAGTTCGTCTGGGCGAGTGGGATCTTTCCTCGACCACCGACCAGGAGGATGACTTCTACGCGGACGCCCCGATCGATCTGGACATTGAAAAGATTATCGTCCACCCCGGCTACAACCTGCAGGACAAGAGCCACCATAACGACATTGCGCTGATACGCTTCAACCGCGAGATTAACTACTCGAGCACGATACGCGCGATCTGTTTGCCGCTGTCCAACTCGCTGCGCAACCGGAAGCACGCCGGCCTGTCGAGCTATGCGGCCGGCTGGGGCAAAACAGAGACGGCTTCGGCGAGCCAGAAAAAGCTGAAGGTGGAGCTGACGGTGGTCGATGTGAAGGATTGCTCACCGGCGTACCAGCGCAACGGCATCTCCCTCGACTCGACGCAGATGTGTGCCGGTGGCATTCGTGGCAAGGATACGTGCAGCGGCGACTCGGGCGGCCCGCTGATGCGACAAATGACCGGATCGTGGTACCTGATCGGTGTCGTTAGCTTCGGGCCGCAGAAGTGCGGAGCGCCTGGCGTGCCGGGCGTGTACACGAATGTGGCCGAGTATGTGGACTGGATAAAGGACAATATCTACTAG
- the LOC125906421 gene encoding CLIP domain-containing serine protease 14D-like, which translates to MMLFGGVKVLRVSGPPLFFVLLWMVHSVVGLDLNANCVTPLGESGKCILFRECQPLITIYNKPINTHDDTLLLTQSRCGMLQRKTLVCCPVTSQARSSLPEPPVCGIHLADRVIGGQPTQIDEFPWTALIEFQKPDGSFGFHCGGSLINDRYIVTAAHCIKSIPRGWKVHRVRLGEWDLTSANDCQNEFCSDAPIDLDIEQIVVHTGYDTKDQSNANDIALIRFTRPVNYSQTVRPICLPLSSSLRNRNHVGMPAYAAGWGKTESATASEKKLKVEMNIKSLQECAPVYQRGGILLKQTHMCAGGVRGKDTCSGDSGGPLMRQMTGSWYLIGVVSFGPQKCGTFGVPGVYTNVAEYVDWIKQNIY; encoded by the exons ATGATGCTGTTTGGAGGTGTTAAAGTGCTCCGTGTATCGGGTCCTCCgttgttctttgttttattgtgGATGGTACATAGTGTTGTTGGGCTTG ATCTCAACGCAAACTGTGTAACTCCGTTGGGAGAGTCAGGAAAGTGTATTCTGTTCCGAGAGTGCCAACCACTGATCACCATCTACAATAAACCGATAAACACTCACGATGATACACTGCTACTAACGCAAAGCCGGTGTGGTATGCTGCAGCGAAAAACGCTG GTATGCTGCCCCGTGACCAGCCAGGCCAGGTCTTCCCTACCCGAACCGCCGGTTTGTGGCATTCATCTGGCCGATCGGGTGATTGGTGGGCAGCCAACGCAAATCGACGAGTTCCCATGGACGGCACTGATCGAGTTCCAGAAACCGGACGGCAGCTTTGGCTTCCACTGCGGAGGATCGTTGATCAATGACCGGTACATCGTGACAGCAGCCCACTGTATTAAATCCATTCCACGCGGCTGGAAGGT CCATCGGGTGCGTCTTGGTGAGTGGGATTTGACATCGGCAAACGATTGTCAGAATGAGTTCTGTTCGGATGCACCGATCGATCTGGACATTGAGCAGATTGTCGTCCACACTGGCTACGATACGAAGGATCAAAGCAATGCGAACGATATCGCGCTAATACGCTTCACCCGGCCGGTAAACTACTCACAAACCGTGCGGCCTATCTGTTTGCCACTGAGCAGCTCACTTCGTAACCGCAACCATGTCGGAATGCCCGCCTATGCGGCCGGCTGGGGCAAAACTGAATCGGCAACGGCCAGCGAGAAGAAACTGAAGGTCGAGATGAACATTAAAAGTCTGCAGGAGTGTGCGCCGGTCTATCAGCGAGGAGGTATCTTGCTGAAACAGACGCATATGTGTGCCGGTGGCGTTCGTGGCAAGGATACTTGCAGCGGTGACTCGGGCGGCCCGCTGATGCGACAGATGACCGGATCGTGGTACCTGATCGGCGTGGTTAGTTTCGGGCCGCAGAAGTGCGGAACGTTCGGTGTGCCAGGCGTGTACACGAATGTGGCCGAGTATGTGGACTGGATAAAGCAAAATATCTACTAG
- the LOC120953114 gene encoding CLIP domain-containing serine protease 14D-like yields MGLKLRSIFVIVQAVATIQAVQTENTSAQPMPGAFCINPAGEPGKCISIRECEPLLHILLHKAQVSAKERTFLIKSRCSMHERQPWVCCAGPPPDEQNPLPSPPHCGVRTETRLIGGQLTQLDDYPWTALIEYEKPDGSTGFHCGGTLINQGHILTAAHCVSTLPAGWKVHGVRLGEWDLSEALDCEHNYCNNAPVDLQISKIIIHEGYDALNGSSSHDIALIRFEQQVNFSDTIKPICLPLAESIRSKNMTDGISTVVGWGKSQSSAGVPKRLKLNLNVRDYRVCSALFVRPEEVQPSQLCALREESNNELCSADSGAGLERFFYGFQYLIGIAGSGEHKCGRGNIPGLFVSVADYVEWIQEKVRE; encoded by the exons ATGGGTTTAAAACTACGCTCAATATTTGTGATAGTCCAAGCGGTGGCTACGATACAAGCTGTTCAAACTGAAA ATACATCAGCACAACCGATGCCGGGAGCTTTCTGCATCAATCCTGCCGGCGAACCAGGAAAGTGTATTTCCATTCGAGAATGTGAGCCGCTGCTCCATATACTCCTCCACAAAGCGCAAGTGTCAGCGAAAGAGCGAACGTTCTTGATCAAAAGCAGATGTAGCATGCACGAACGGCAGCCTTGG GTATGCTGTGCAGGTCCACCACCGGACGAACAGAACCCTTTACCATCACCTCCGCACTGTGGTGTACGCACAGAAACGCGACTCATTGGAGGCCAACTTACGCAGCTCGATGACTACCCTTGGACGGCGCTGATTGAGTACGAGAAACCGGATGGCAGTACTGGATTTCACTGCGGTGGAACGCTTATCAATCAAGGGCACATACTGACCGCTGCCCATTGCGTTAGCACGCTTCCCGCTGGCTGGAAGGT ACACGGTGTGCGACTTGGAGAGTGGGATCTATCAGAAGCACTGGATTGTGAACACAACTATTGTAACAATGCTCCAGTCGATTTGCAAATCTCGAAGATTATCATCCATGAGGGATATGATGCACTGAACGGCAGCTCCAGCCATGACATCGCACTCATTCGCTTCGAGCAACAAGTGAATTTCTCGGACACAATTAAGCCTATCTGTTTGCCGCTGGCGGAGTCAATTCGAAGCAAAAACATGACGGATGGAATCAGTACGGTGGTTGGATGGGGAAAATCCCAGTCTTCCGCTGGTGTGCCAAAGAGACTGAAGTTGAATCTTAACGTGAGGGACTATCGCGTGTGCTCTGCGCTGTTCGTACGGCCAGAAGAAGTGCAGCCATCTCAGCTGTGTGCGTTAAGGGAGGAATCTAACAACGAGCTCTGCAGTGCTGACTCCGGAGCTGGTTTAGAGCGGTTTTTCTATGGCTTCCAGTATCTTATTGGGATTGCTGGAAGTGGAGAACACAAGTGTGGAAGGGGAAATATTCCCGGTTTATTCGTTAGCGTGGCGGACTACGTCGAATGGATACAGGAAAAGGTTAGAGAATGA